A genomic window from Micromonospora ferruginea includes:
- a CDS encoding FAD:protein FMN transferase — translation MRIDQRRAHWADEQPRTRWVDQSAFRQPRPDLRLGARSHRVERDGTAAGDRISVRHTVSTTTAEYTLLLNAPDWFGHRGVGEALRDAVAELRAVDLTYGPNQPDSLVSRLRRDEISPDSYPPLADLVDRCAAMRAATDGWFDAWAVPGGFDPGGLLGGWAVERAAARLRAAGIHDYAVLSGADLTVRGHAAHGGPWRVAVHHPTEARRAPLVLEMTAGAVGTSGVTGRRGHVVDPHTGEPTDRLVAATVVGPDLAIADAYATALYAAGPAGLTWFRDGSDYRALFAHHRR, via the coding sequence ATGCGGATCGACCAGCGGCGGGCGCACTGGGCGGACGAGCAACCCCGGACCCGCTGGGTCGACCAGTCCGCGTTCCGCCAGCCCCGCCCCGACCTGCGCCTCGGCGCCCGTAGCCACCGGGTGGAGCGGGACGGCACCGCCGCCGGAGACCGGATCAGCGTCCGGCACACGGTGAGCACCACCACCGCCGAGTACACCCTGCTGCTCAACGCGCCCGACTGGTTCGGCCACCGGGGCGTCGGCGAGGCGCTCCGCGACGCCGTCGCCGAGCTGCGCGCCGTCGACCTCACCTACGGCCCCAACCAGCCGGACAGCCTGGTGTCGCGACTGCGCCGCGACGAGATCAGCCCCGACTCGTACCCGCCGCTCGCCGACCTGGTCGACCGCTGCGCCGCGATGCGGGCGGCGACCGACGGATGGTTCGACGCGTGGGCGGTGCCGGGCGGCTTCGACCCGGGCGGCCTGCTCGGCGGCTGGGCGGTGGAGCGGGCCGCGGCCCGGTTGCGCGCCGCCGGCATCCACGACTACGCCGTGCTCAGCGGCGCCGACCTGACGGTACGCGGACACGCCGCGCACGGCGGCCCGTGGCGGGTGGCGGTGCACCACCCGACCGAGGCGCGCCGGGCACCGCTGGTGCTGGAGATGACCGCGGGCGCGGTCGGCACCTCCGGCGTCACCGGCCGACGCGGGCACGTCGTCGACCCGCACACCGGCGAGCCGACCGACCGGCTGGTGGCCGCCACCGTGGTCGGCCCGGACCTGGCGATCGCCGACGCCTACGCCACCGCGCTGTACGCCGCCGGCCCGGCCGGCCTGACCTGGTTCCGCGACGGTTCGGACTATCGCGCGCTCTTCGCGCACCACCGCCGCTGA
- a CDS encoding branched-chain amino acid aminotransferase, which translates to MSGGDKLDFEIRPNPAPVSAADRAALLANPGFGRVFTDHMVTVRYAEGKGWYDARVEARAPIPMDPAAAVLHYAQEIFEGLKAYRTGDGSVTMFRPEANAARFVASAQRLAMPELPPETFVESLRKLVEIDREWIPEHEDASLYLRPFMFASEVFLGVRPANEYLYCVIASPAGAYFAGGVKPVTVWVSPDYTRAAPGGTGAAKCGGNYAASLAAQAEAIEAGCDQVVFLDAVERRYVDELGGMNVFFVYDDGTLVTPPLGGTILPGITRDAVLTLAAEAGHEVREQPVSFADWQADAASGRLREVFACGTAAVVTPIGGVKFPDGEFLIGGGEPGRATMALRQRLVDIQRGRAEDRHGWVTQVL; encoded by the coding sequence ATGAGCGGTGGTGACAAGCTCGATTTCGAGATCCGTCCGAATCCCGCGCCGGTATCCGCCGCCGACCGGGCCGCCCTGCTGGCGAACCCGGGCTTCGGCCGGGTGTTCACCGACCACATGGTCACCGTCCGCTACGCCGAGGGCAAGGGCTGGTACGACGCCCGGGTCGAGGCGCGCGCGCCGATCCCGATGGACCCGGCCGCGGCGGTGCTGCACTACGCGCAGGAGATCTTCGAGGGCCTGAAGGCGTACCGCACCGGGGACGGGTCGGTCACCATGTTCCGGCCGGAGGCCAACGCGGCCCGGTTCGTCGCGTCCGCACAGCGGCTGGCCATGCCGGAGCTGCCGCCGGAGACGTTCGTGGAGTCGCTGCGCAAGCTGGTCGAGATCGATCGGGAGTGGATCCCGGAGCACGAGGACGCCAGCCTCTACCTGCGTCCGTTCATGTTCGCCAGCGAGGTCTTCCTCGGCGTGCGTCCGGCCAACGAATACCTCTACTGCGTCATCGCGTCGCCGGCCGGCGCCTACTTCGCCGGCGGGGTGAAGCCGGTGACGGTCTGGGTCTCCCCGGACTACACCCGGGCGGCGCCCGGCGGCACCGGCGCGGCCAAGTGCGGCGGCAACTACGCCGCCTCGCTGGCCGCCCAGGCCGAGGCGATCGAGGCCGGCTGCGACCAGGTGGTCTTCCTGGACGCTGTGGAGCGGCGCTACGTCGACGAGCTGGGCGGCATGAACGTCTTCTTCGTCTACGACGACGGCACGCTCGTCACGCCGCCGCTGGGCGGCACGATCCTGCCGGGCATCACCCGCGACGCGGTGCTGACGCTGGCCGCCGAGGCCGGGCACGAGGTGCGGGAGCAGCCGGTCAGCTTCGCCGACTGGCAGGCGGACGCGGCCAGCGGGCGGCTGCGGGAGGTCTTCGCCTGCGGCACCGCCGCCGTGGTCACCCCGATCGGCGGCGTGAAGTTCCCGGACGGCGAGTTCCTCATCGGCGGCGGTGAGCCGGGCCGGGCCACGATGGCCCTGCGGCAGCGGCTGGTCGACATCCAGCGCGGCCGTGCCGAGGACCGCCACGGCTGGGTCACCCAGGTTCTCTGA
- a CDS encoding tyrosine-protein phosphatase produces MDAPETPFPALFNFRDVGGYRARDGRTVRRRRLYRSDSLHRIDETDRAAFTALGIRTVIDLRRPTEVERDGRVPDYDGLAYRHIHPEHEDWAARQYESSGVSLARYLADRYADLARTGTAGLAEAVGLIADSANAPVVVHCVAGKDRTGIVCALTLAVLGVPDDDIVADYALSTAASERFSAWVRATLPDAEEPPPPFLASPAEAMELFLAELRAGHGSVEGYLTDAGVTAEQLDALRAHLLE; encoded by the coding sequence GTGGACGCACCGGAGACACCCTTCCCCGCGTTGTTCAACTTCCGCGACGTCGGCGGCTATCGCGCCCGTGACGGGCGCACCGTCCGACGCCGCCGGCTCTACCGCTCCGACTCGCTGCACCGCATCGACGAGACCGACCGGGCGGCGTTCACCGCGCTCGGCATCCGCACGGTGATCGACCTGCGCCGCCCCACCGAGGTGGAACGCGACGGCCGGGTGCCCGACTACGACGGCCTGGCCTACCGGCACATCCACCCCGAGCACGAGGACTGGGCCGCCCGGCAGTACGAGTCCTCCGGGGTCAGCCTGGCCCGCTACCTCGCCGACCGCTACGCGGACCTGGCCCGCACCGGCACCGCCGGCCTGGCCGAGGCGGTCGGCCTGATCGCCGACAGCGCCAACGCCCCGGTGGTGGTGCACTGCGTCGCCGGCAAGGACCGCACCGGCATCGTCTGCGCGCTCACGCTGGCCGTGCTCGGGGTGCCCGACGACGACATCGTCGCCGACTACGCGCTGAGCACCGCCGCCTCCGAGCGGTTCAGCGCCTGGGTCCGGGCCACGCTGCCGGACGCCGAGGAGCCGCCACCGCCGTTCCTGGCCTCCCCGGCCGAGGCGATGGAGCTGTTCCTCGCCGAGCTGCGCGCCGGCCACGGCTCGGTCGAGGGCTACCTGACCGACGCCGGCGTCACCGCCGAGCAGCTCGACGCGCTCCGCGCCCACCTGCTCGAATGA
- the serA gene encoding phosphoglycerate dehydrogenase, whose protein sequence is MNPVVLIAEELAPAAIEVLAHDFDVRHVDGTDRPALLSALSEADAVIVRSATQIDAEAIAAAPRLKVVARAGVGLDNVEVPAATARGVMVVNAPTSNIVSAAEQAVALLLAVARNTASASAALKAGEWKRSKYTGVELQGKTVGVVGLGRIGVLFAQRIAAFGTRLIAYDPYIQPARAAQLGVRLVGLEELLREADFISIHLPKTPETVGLIGEKELAVVKPGVRIVNAARGGLVDEQALADAIAEGRVAGAGIDVYAKEPCTSSPLFAFDNVVATPHLGASTNEAQDKAGLAVAKSVKLALQGEFVPDAVNVQAGGVVAEDVRPLLPLAEKLGRAFTALAGGVAASVTVEVRGEIATHDVSVLKLAATKGLFSSVVEEQVTYVNAPHLAAERGVEVTLATPAETVDHPNLVTVRGALPDGRTVRVSGTVAHAGARDVLKLTEVDGFDVEIGAEGILVFLRYVDRPGVVGTVGTLLGEAGVNIAAMQVARREAGGETLMTLTVDQALGADLLTSAADSIGAVAASAADLRDE, encoded by the coding sequence ATGAATCCTGTCGTACTGATCGCCGAAGAACTCGCCCCCGCCGCCATCGAGGTGCTCGCGCACGACTTCGACGTGCGCCACGTGGACGGCACCGACCGACCGGCCCTGCTCTCCGCCCTCTCCGAGGCCGACGCGGTGATCGTACGCAGCGCCACCCAGATCGACGCCGAGGCGATCGCCGCGGCGCCCCGGCTGAAGGTGGTCGCCCGGGCCGGCGTCGGTCTGGACAACGTCGAGGTGCCCGCCGCCACCGCCCGGGGCGTCATGGTGGTCAACGCTCCCACCTCCAACATCGTCTCCGCCGCCGAGCAGGCCGTCGCGCTGCTGCTCGCGGTGGCCCGCAACACCGCCAGCGCCAGCGCCGCGCTCAAGGCCGGCGAGTGGAAGCGGTCCAAGTACACCGGCGTCGAGTTGCAGGGCAAGACCGTCGGCGTGGTCGGCCTCGGCCGCATCGGCGTGCTGTTCGCGCAGCGCATCGCCGCGTTCGGCACCCGGCTGATCGCGTACGACCCGTACATCCAGCCGGCCCGCGCCGCGCAGCTCGGCGTGCGCCTGGTCGGCCTGGAGGAGCTGCTGCGGGAGGCCGACTTCATCTCCATCCACCTGCCGAAGACGCCGGAGACGGTGGGCCTGATCGGCGAGAAGGAGCTGGCGGTGGTCAAGCCGGGCGTCCGGATCGTCAACGCCGCCCGGGGTGGCCTGGTCGACGAGCAGGCGCTCGCGGACGCGATCGCCGAGGGCCGGGTCGCCGGCGCCGGCATCGACGTCTACGCGAAGGAGCCGTGCACCTCGTCGCCGCTGTTCGCGTTCGACAACGTGGTGGCCACCCCGCACCTGGGCGCCTCGACGAACGAGGCGCAGGACAAGGCCGGTCTCGCGGTGGCGAAGAGCGTCAAGCTGGCGCTCCAGGGCGAGTTCGTGCCGGACGCGGTCAACGTGCAGGCCGGCGGCGTGGTCGCCGAGGACGTGCGGCCGCTGCTGCCGCTGGCCGAGAAGCTGGGTCGGGCGTTCACCGCCCTGGCTGGCGGGGTGGCCGCCAGCGTCACGGTCGAGGTGCGCGGCGAGATCGCCACCCACGACGTGTCGGTGCTGAAGCTCGCCGCCACCAAGGGCCTGTTCAGCTCCGTGGTGGAGGAGCAGGTCACCTACGTCAACGCGCCGCACCTGGCCGCCGAGCGGGGCGTCGAGGTCACGCTGGCCACGCCGGCCGAGACCGTCGACCACCCGAACCTGGTGACCGTGCGTGGCGCGCTGCCGGACGGGCGTACCGTCCGGGTCTCCGGCACGGTGGCCCACGCCGGCGCCCGCGACGTGCTCAAGCTGACCGAGGTGGACGGCTTCGACGTGGAGATCGGCGCGGAGGGCATCCTGGTCTTCTTGCGCTACGTCGACCGGCCCGGCGTGGTCGGCACGGTCGGCACCCTGCTCGGCGAGGCCGGCGTCAACATCGCCGCCATGCAGGTGGCCCGGCGGGAGGCCGGCGGTGAGACGCTGATGACGCTCACCGTCGACCAGGCGCTCGGCGCCGACCTGCTCACCTCGGCGGCCGACTCGATCGGCGCGGTCGCGGCCAGCGCGGCGGACCTGCGCGACGAGTAG
- a CDS encoding PRC-barrel domain-containing protein, whose product MDRLDPHTTHGTTDPVADGGQGAHAGGAPAGAFDPWRYRDEAGVASADLTGYKVEATDGGIGKIDKASHEVDDSYLVVDTGPWIFGKKVMLPAGTVNHVDHDERKVFVDRDKDQIKAAPEYDETNHADPAYRDSLGGYYGENHSALPPDGPTRI is encoded by the coding sequence ATGGACAGGCTCGACCCGCACACCACGCACGGCACCACCGACCCGGTCGCCGACGGCGGCCAGGGCGCCCACGCCGGCGGCGCGCCGGCCGGCGCGTTCGACCCGTGGCGTTACCGCGACGAGGCCGGCGTGGCCAGCGCGGACCTCACCGGCTACAAGGTCGAGGCCACCGACGGCGGCATCGGCAAGATCGACAAGGCCAGCCACGAGGTCGACGACAGCTACCTGGTCGTCGACACCGGCCCGTGGATCTTCGGCAAGAAGGTCATGCTGCCGGCCGGCACCGTGAACCACGTCGACCACGACGAGCGCAAGGTCTTCGTCGACCGGGACAAGGACCAGATCAAGGCCGCCCCGGAGTACGACGAGACCAACCACGCCGACCCCGCCTACCGGGACAGCCTCGGCGGCTACTACGGCGAGAACCACTCCGCGCTGCCGCCGGACGGCCCGACCCGGATCTGA
- the ilvC gene encoding ketol-acid reductoisomerase, whose translation MSVEVFYDDDADLGLIQGRRVAVIGYGSQGHAHALSLRDSGVDVVIGLPAGSKSRPKAEEQGLRVLTPAEAAAEADVIMILAPDTAQRALYTDAIAPNLAPGKALFFGHGFNIRYGLIKPPAEVDVAMVAPKGPGHLVRRQYVDGKGVPCLVAVEQDASGSAFGLALAYAKAIGGTRAGAIRTTFTEETETDLFGEQAVLCGGAAALVQTGFEVLTEAGYAPEVAYFECLHELKLIVDLMYEGGIARMRYSISDTAEYGDLSRGPRVVDSRVKDEMRKILGEIQSGEFAREWVAEDEAGRPNFAKWRAEGAAHPIEETGQKLRAMMSWVDRPITETA comes from the coding sequence ATGAGCGTTGAGGTTTTCTACGACGACGACGCCGACCTGGGCCTGATCCAGGGACGCAGGGTCGCCGTGATCGGTTACGGCAGCCAGGGTCACGCGCACGCGCTGTCGCTGCGCGACTCCGGCGTCGACGTGGTCATCGGCCTGCCCGCCGGCTCGAAGAGCCGGCCCAAGGCCGAGGAGCAGGGCCTGCGGGTGCTCACCCCGGCGGAGGCGGCGGCCGAGGCCGACGTGATCATGATCCTGGCGCCGGACACCGCCCAGCGGGCGCTCTACACCGACGCCATCGCGCCGAACCTGGCGCCGGGCAAGGCGCTCTTCTTCGGCCACGGCTTCAACATCCGGTACGGCCTGATCAAGCCGCCGGCCGAGGTGGACGTGGCGATGGTCGCCCCGAAGGGCCCCGGTCACCTGGTCCGCCGGCAGTACGTCGACGGCAAGGGCGTGCCCTGCCTGGTCGCCGTCGAGCAGGACGCCAGCGGCAGCGCGTTCGGCCTCGCCCTGGCGTACGCGAAGGCGATCGGCGGCACCCGGGCCGGCGCCATCAGGACGACGTTCACCGAGGAGACCGAGACCGACCTCTTCGGCGAGCAGGCGGTGCTCTGCGGCGGCGCGGCGGCGCTGGTGCAGACCGGCTTCGAGGTGCTCACCGAGGCCGGCTACGCCCCCGAGGTGGCCTACTTCGAGTGCCTGCACGAGCTGAAGCTGATCGTCGACCTGATGTACGAGGGCGGCATCGCCCGGATGCGCTACAGCATCTCCGACACCGCCGAGTACGGTGACCTGTCCCGCGGCCCGCGCGTCGTGGACAGCCGGGTCAAGGACGAGATGCGCAAGATCCTCGGCGAGATCCAGTCCGGCGAGTTCGCCCGCGAGTGGGTGGCCGAGGACGAGGCCGGCCGGCCCAACTTCGCCAAGTGGCGGGCCGAGGGCGCGGCGCACCCGATCGAGGAGACCGGGCAGAAGCTGCGCGCCATGATGAGCTGGGTCGACCGCCCGATCACCGAGACCGCCTGA
- a CDS encoding AAA family ATPase yields the protein MTDISDTLASVPTPVDADASGVELDQTLFEVKRVIVGQDRLVDRLLTALVADGHCLLEGVPGVAKTLAAQTLATVVGGTFSRIQFTPDLVPSDIVGTRIYRASTEAFDVELGPIMANLVLADEINRAPAKVQSALLEAMAERQVSIAGRSWPVPDPFLVLATQNPIESEGVYQLPEAQRDRFLMKVVVDYPSDADELAILYRMSTERPTARPVLDPVRLRELQRRAADVFVHHALAEYVVRLILATRDPGRFGLPEIAPLLAYGASPRATLGLVAAARAHALIHGRDYVLPEDVRELAVDVLAHRLVLSFDAVADGVSGEDVVRRLVDAVPPPRLVTGPAPAAPDLAAA from the coding sequence GTGACGGACATCTCGGACACCCTGGCCAGCGTGCCCACCCCGGTCGATGCGGACGCGAGCGGCGTCGAGCTGGACCAGACCCTCTTCGAGGTCAAACGCGTGATCGTCGGGCAGGACCGGCTCGTCGACCGCCTGCTCACCGCATTGGTCGCCGACGGCCACTGCCTGCTGGAGGGCGTGCCGGGGGTGGCCAAGACGCTCGCCGCGCAGACGCTCGCCACCGTGGTCGGCGGCACCTTCTCCCGGATCCAGTTCACGCCCGACCTGGTCCCGTCGGACATCGTGGGCACCCGGATCTACCGGGCGTCTACCGAGGCGTTCGACGTGGAGCTGGGACCGATCATGGCGAACCTGGTGCTCGCCGACGAGATCAACCGGGCTCCGGCCAAGGTGCAGTCGGCGCTGTTGGAGGCGATGGCCGAGCGGCAGGTCTCCATCGCCGGGCGGAGCTGGCCGGTGCCCGACCCGTTCCTGGTGCTGGCCACCCAGAACCCGATCGAGTCGGAGGGCGTCTACCAGCTCCCCGAGGCGCAGCGGGACCGGTTCCTGATGAAGGTCGTGGTCGACTACCCGAGCGACGCCGACGAACTGGCCATCCTCTACCGGATGAGCACCGAGCGACCCACCGCCCGCCCGGTGCTCGACCCGGTGCGGCTGCGGGAGCTGCAACGCCGCGCGGCCGACGTCTTCGTCCACCACGCGCTGGCCGAATACGTGGTCCGGCTCATCCTCGCCACCCGGGACCCGGGCCGCTTCGGCCTGCCCGAGATCGCGCCGCTGCTGGCGTACGGGGCCAGTCCGCGCGCCACGCTCGGCCTGGTGGCCGCCGCCCGCGCCCACGCGCTGATCCACGGCCGGGACTACGTGCTCCCCGAGGACGTGCGCGAGCTGGCGGTGGACGTGCTGGCGCACCGGCTGGTGCTCTCCTTCGACGCGGTGGCCGACGGGGTGTCCGGCGAGGACGTGGTGCGTCGCCTGGTCGACGCGGTGCCGCCGCCCCGGCTGGTGACCGGACCCGCGCCGGCGGCGCCGGACCTGGCGGCGGCGTGA
- the cimA gene encoding citramalate synthase — MTFQVYDTTLRDGAQREGLSYSVVDKLAVARLLDDLGVGFIEGGWPGAVPKDTEFFRRAHDELKLRHAVLVAFGATRKAGRAVEDDPQVRGLLDARTPAVALVAKADLRHVERALRTTAGENLAMVTDTVAHLVAQGRRVFVDGEHTFDGFRHDPGYTAAVVEAALAAGAERFVLCDTNGGMLPSQVTAAIEDLVARTGVAPERLGMHAQNDTACAVANTIAAVEAGVRHVQGTANGYGERPGNADLFAIVANLQLKLGMPVLPEGCLEQMVRVSHAIAEIANIAPDTHQAYVGAASFAHKAGLHASAIKVDPLLYNHVDPAVVGNDMRILVTEMAGRASIELKSRELGLDLAGHPDALSRVTGRVKELEAGGWSFEAADASFELLVRSELPDAAPARPFALESYRVLVEHREDGAVVSEATVKIRVRGERVIATAEGNGPVNALDEALRVGLARHYPELREFELADYKVRILEGSHGTGAVTRVLVETAGAGRDWTTVGVHPNVVEASWHALVDALTYGLDRARVYGGAPA, encoded by the coding sequence ATGACCTTCCAGGTGTACGACACGACGCTGCGCGACGGCGCCCAGCGTGAAGGGCTCAGCTACTCGGTGGTCGACAAGCTGGCGGTGGCCCGCCTGCTCGACGACCTCGGGGTCGGCTTCATCGAGGGCGGCTGGCCGGGCGCGGTGCCCAAGGACACCGAGTTCTTCCGCCGCGCCCACGACGAGCTGAAGCTGCGGCACGCGGTCCTGGTCGCGTTCGGCGCCACCCGCAAGGCCGGTCGGGCGGTCGAGGACGACCCGCAGGTGCGCGGGCTGCTGGACGCGCGGACCCCGGCCGTGGCGCTGGTCGCCAAGGCGGACCTGCGGCACGTTGAGCGGGCGCTGCGCACCACCGCCGGGGAGAACCTGGCGATGGTCACCGACACCGTGGCCCACCTGGTGGCGCAGGGGCGGCGGGTCTTCGTCGACGGCGAGCACACCTTCGACGGCTTCCGCCACGACCCCGGCTACACCGCCGCCGTGGTGGAGGCCGCGCTGGCCGCCGGCGCCGAGCGGTTCGTGCTGTGCGACACCAACGGCGGCATGCTTCCCTCCCAGGTCACCGCCGCGATCGAGGACCTGGTCGCGCGCACCGGCGTGGCACCGGAGCGGCTCGGCATGCACGCCCAGAACGACACCGCCTGCGCGGTGGCGAACACGATCGCCGCGGTCGAGGCCGGCGTCCGGCACGTGCAGGGCACCGCCAACGGGTACGGCGAGCGCCCCGGCAACGCGGACCTGTTCGCGATCGTCGCCAACCTCCAGCTCAAGCTCGGCATGCCCGTCCTACCGGAGGGCTGCCTGGAACAGATGGTGCGGGTCTCGCACGCCATCGCCGAGATCGCCAACATCGCCCCCGACACCCACCAGGCCTACGTCGGGGCCGCCTCCTTCGCCCACAAGGCGGGGCTGCACGCGAGCGCGATCAAGGTCGACCCGTTGCTCTACAACCACGTGGACCCCGCCGTGGTGGGCAACGACATGCGGATCCTGGTGACCGAGATGGCCGGCCGGGCCAGCATCGAGCTGAAGAGCCGCGAGCTGGGTCTGGACCTGGCCGGCCATCCGGACGCGCTGTCCCGGGTCACCGGCCGGGTCAAGGAGCTGGAGGCCGGCGGCTGGTCGTTCGAGGCCGCCGACGCGTCGTTCGAGCTGCTGGTCCGCTCCGAGCTGCCGGACGCGGCGCCGGCCCGGCCGTTCGCGCTGGAGTCGTACCGGGTGCTGGTCGAGCACCGCGAGGACGGCGCGGTGGTCTCCGAGGCGACCGTCAAGATCCGGGTACGGGGCGAGCGGGTGATCGCCACCGCCGAGGGCAACGGTCCGGTCAACGCGCTGGACGAGGCGCTGCGGGTGGGGCTGGCCCGGCACTACCCGGAGCTGCGCGAGTTCGAGCTGGCCGACTACAAGGTCCGCATCCTGGAGGGCAGCCACGGCACCGGCGCGGTGACCCGGGTGCTGGTGGAGACCGCCGGCGCCGGCCGGGACTGGACCACGGTCGGCGTGCACCCCAACGTGGTGGAGGCGAGCTGGCACGCGCTCGTCGACGCGCTGACCTACGGCCTCGACCGGGCCCGGGTGTATGGCGGGGCCCCCGCTTAA
- a CDS encoding 3-isopropylmalate dehydrogenase, whose translation MARIAVVAGDGIGPEVVGQARKVLDAVLPGIEATEYDLGAARWHRTGEVLPDSVLDELAGHDAILLGAVGDPTVPPGVLERGLLLKLRFAFDQYVNLRPSRLWPGVTSPLAAVKPGEVDLVVVREGTEGLYAGAGGSLHRGTPAEVATEESLNTRHGVERVIRDAFARAGRRERRKVTLVHKTNVLTHAGSLWSRAFAEVAAEHPDVTTEYQHVDAAAMFLVTNPSRYDVVVTDNLFGDILTDIAAAVTGGIGLAASGCINPEGRYPSMFEPVHGSAPDIAGKGVADPVAAVLSAALLLDQLGHAEAAARVGAAVAAELAGRTPGAPVRTEEVGDRLAAHAVA comes from the coding sequence GTGGCACGCATCGCGGTGGTGGCCGGCGACGGCATCGGTCCCGAGGTGGTCGGGCAGGCCCGCAAGGTCCTCGACGCGGTGCTGCCCGGGATCGAGGCCACCGAGTACGACCTGGGCGCCGCGCGCTGGCACCGCACCGGCGAGGTGCTGCCCGACTCCGTCCTCGACGAGCTGGCCGGCCACGACGCCATCCTGCTCGGCGCGGTCGGCGACCCGACCGTCCCGCCGGGCGTGCTGGAGCGCGGCCTGCTGCTCAAGCTCCGGTTCGCCTTCGACCAGTACGTCAACCTCCGCCCGTCGCGGCTCTGGCCCGGCGTGACCAGCCCGCTGGCCGCCGTCAAGCCCGGCGAGGTGGACCTCGTGGTGGTCCGGGAGGGCACCGAGGGGCTGTACGCGGGCGCCGGCGGCAGCCTGCACCGGGGCACCCCGGCCGAGGTGGCCACCGAGGAGAGCCTGAACACCCGGCACGGCGTGGAGCGGGTGATCCGCGACGCGTTCGCCCGGGCCGGTCGCCGGGAGCGACGCAAGGTGACGCTGGTGCACAAGACCAACGTGCTCACCCACGCCGGCTCGCTCTGGTCCCGCGCGTTCGCCGAGGTGGCCGCCGAGCACCCGGACGTGACCACGGAATACCAGCACGTCGACGCCGCCGCGATGTTCCTGGTGACCAACCCGTCCCGCTACGACGTGGTGGTCACCGACAACCTCTTCGGCGACATTCTCACCGACATCGCCGCCGCGGTGACCGGTGGCATCGGGTTGGCCGCCAGCGGCTGCATCAACCCGGAGGGGCGCTACCCGTCGATGTTCGAGCCGGTGCACGGCTCCGCGCCGGACATCGCCGGCAAGGGCGTCGCCGACCCGGTGGCCGCCGTGCTCTCCGCCGCGCTGCTGCTCGACCAGCTCGGCCACGCCGAGGCCGCCGCCCGGGTGGGCGCCGCCGTCGCCGCCGAGCTGGCCGGCCGTACGCCCGGTGCGCCGGTGCGCACCGAGGAGGTCGGCGACCGGCTCGCCGCGCACGCCGTAGCCTGA
- a CDS encoding endonuclease/exonuclease/phosphatase family protein, translating to MDTPPRARARGGRWTTGVCWLAVAPVAAWALLRLAGLERGPLVLTAAFTPYVAAVAPAVAVLALALRRRAPAAVAALAALALVGAVAPRALADGRPGVDGPVLRLLTANLRLGSADPAALVALVRTQRVDVLTVQELTPQLAADLDRLGLATLLPHRSLSPEAGATGSGLYARHPLRDPGHRRHRRYFLTQAYGTVLVPGAPPLRVESAHPGAPYTIDAVPQWWTDQRAQPPATPAGGLSVLAGDFNATLDHATMRRLIATGYTDAADAAGAGLRGTWGPYDGDPIPPVTIDHVLVDRRIAVRDVDVRPVPGSDHRALLAELRLPAA from the coding sequence GTGGACACTCCCCCGCGCGCCCGCGCCCGGGGCGGCCGGTGGACGACCGGGGTGTGCTGGCTGGCCGTCGCGCCGGTCGCCGCCTGGGCACTGCTGCGCCTGGCCGGGCTGGAACGGGGGCCGCTGGTGCTGACGGCGGCCTTCACGCCGTACGTCGCCGCGGTGGCGCCGGCCGTCGCGGTGCTGGCGCTCGCGCTGCGCCGCCGCGCGCCCGCGGCGGTCGCGGCGCTGGCCGCACTGGCACTGGTCGGCGCGGTGGCGCCCCGCGCGCTCGCCGACGGCCGGCCGGGCGTGGACGGCCCGGTGCTGCGGCTGCTCACCGCCAACCTGCGGCTCGGCTCGGCCGACCCGGCGGCGCTGGTGGCGCTGGTCCGGACACAGCGGGTGGACGTGCTCACCGTGCAGGAACTCACCCCGCAGCTCGCCGCCGACCTGGACCGGCTCGGCCTGGCCACGCTGCTGCCGCACCGGTCGCTGAGCCCCGAGGCGGGCGCCACCGGCTCCGGCCTCTACGCCCGCCACCCGCTGCGCGACCCCGGCCACCGCCGCCATCGCCGATACTTCCTCACCCAGGCGTACGGGACCGTGCTGGTGCCGGGAGCACCGCCGCTGCGGGTGGAGTCGGCGCACCCGGGCGCGCCGTACACCATCGACGCGGTGCCGCAGTGGTGGACCGACCAGCGGGCCCAGCCGCCGGCCACACCCGCCGGCGGGCTCAGCGTGCTGGCCGGCGACTTCAACGCCACCCTGGACCACGCCACGATGCGTCGCCTGATCGCGACCGGCTACACCGACGCCGCCGACGCGGCCGGGGCGGGACTGCGCGGCACCTGGGGCCCGTACGACGGCGACCCGATCCCGCCGGTCACCATCGACCACGTGCTGGTGGACCGGCGCATCGCGGTCCGCGACGTCGACGTCCGGCCGGTGCCCGGCAGCGACCACCGGGCCCTGCTGGCCGAGCTGCGCCTGCCGGCGGCGTGA